From the Methanoculleus caldifontis genome, the window AGCGTCGTCACGGAGAACTCCGTCGCTTCCCTCCGGAGGCCGGAGGTGATGTCGCAGACCGGTTTCGTGACGTGTCTGCGGCCGGGTGACATCCCGATCACGATCACGTCAGGGGATCTCGCTTCGGAGATAGTCCCGCGCTGGGCAAGACCGCCTCCTTTTCCCATCCCCATGCTCTCGCGGCAGTCGACAACCTGGGTTACTCTTCCGATAGGCATCTCACTTGGTTCCCTGGATGATAACGGGGCCGTCTTTCCTTCTCGGATCGACGAGCCCGAGGATCTCTCTGTCGGCGTCAGGCCCGTACTTCGCGTAATCGGACATTGTCGGCTGGGTCTTCATGTACCGCCCCTTCTGGACGATGCAGGAGAAGTCCTTGTCGGCAAAAACTTCGTCGACCGCTTCCCCTATTGCCGGGATGTACGATTCGTCCTCAAGCTCCAGGATGATCGTTCCGACCTGTACCCGGAGCTGGACGTCCTGCTCTCCTACACGGATGGTCTTACGGTCCGGGTGGGGGTTGGGTTTCCCCCGTGCCGGGCCGTAGGGAACGGTGGCGGGGATGCTCTGTCCGTTGAGGGACATCCGGAGTATCCCGCCTACCTGAATTATTCTGTTCAGGAGCCGTTCCACCGTTTCGGGCTTGAGGAATCGCGCAGAAACGATTCGAACCTGAGGGTATATGGCGTCTGTCATTAGTATCCTTGTGTTATTTACACACCCTGTGCGATCTGCTGGATCGGCTTGTTGAAGACGTCAACCTGGCCGAAGGTGTCGCCGTAGACCTTGGAGGTGCTCTCGGGCGAGAACATCTG encodes:
- the mcrD gene encoding methyl-coenzyme M reductase operon protein D, which codes for MTDAIYPQVRIVSARFLKPETVERLLNRIIQVGGILRMSLNGQSIPATVPYGPARGKPNPHPDRKTIRVGEQDVQLRVQVGTIILELEDESYIPAIGEAVDEVFADKDFSCIVQKGRYMKTQPTMSDYAKYGPDADREILGLVDPRRKDGPVIIQGTK